The following proteins are co-located in the Oncorhynchus clarkii lewisi isolate Uvic-CL-2024 chromosome 30, UVic_Ocla_1.0, whole genome shotgun sequence genome:
- the LOC139390069 gene encoding T-cell acute lymphocytic leukemia protein 2-like, translating to MTKKVFTNTRERWRQHNVNTAFTELRKLIPTHPPEKKLSKNEILRLAMRYINFLVQLLESQSGQPASHSPTALLTFLRGNVERLHSSSRTWGLASDTDAPSPGSSCDSTEAW from the coding sequence ATGACCAAGAAGGTGTTCACCAACACACGGGAGCGCTGGCGGCAGCACAACGTCAACACTGCCTTCACTGAGCTCCGCAAGCTCATCCCCACCCACCCGCCAGAGAAGAAGCTGAGCAAGAACGAGATCCTGCGGCTGGCCATGCGCTACATCAACTTCCTGGTGCAGTTGCTGGAGAGCCAGAGTGGTCAGCCGGCCTCGCACTCCCCAACCGCCCTGCTCACCTTCCTCAGGGGCAACGTGGAacgtctccactcctcctccaggACCTGGGGCCTGGCCAGCGACACTGACGCCCCCTCCCCTGGATCAAGCTGTGACAGTACCGAGGCCTGGTAG